The proteins below come from a single Balneolaceae bacterium genomic window:
- the thrC gene encoding threonine synthase produces the protein MKFISTNGQSKPVTFLEAMRKGLAPDGGLYMPEEIPVLPDSFWNSLKDLSFNEIAFGMAKPFFGDDLSDKELRSVIKDAFNFPVPLTAVEEDNFVLELFHGPTLAFKDFGARFMARLFSENARKAQEEVTILVATSGDTGSAVAHGFYKVEGVQVCLLFPKGKVSKLQEQQMATLGENVTALEVEGVFDDCQHLVKQAFTDDELNAKMQLSSANSINIARLLPQSFYYVYAVSELQKQGIENPVFSVPSGNFGNLTGGLLAMKMGMPAKHFLAATNVNDVVPEYLKGEEFQPRDSVQTISNAMDVGNPSNFARIKYLFNNSDSAIRDQITGYSYTDEETRETIRLIYDKYKYLLCPHTAIGYRAARESQAEKGENAATVTLATAHPVKFRDVIEPEIDQEIEVPERLKVWLQKEKKSTTIGSDFKGFKDFLMNRD, from the coding sequence ATGAAATTCATAAGCACAAACGGACAATCCAAACCCGTAACCTTCCTCGAAGCAATGCGAAAAGGGCTGGCTCCCGATGGCGGTCTGTATATGCCGGAGGAAATACCTGTTTTACCTGATTCTTTTTGGAATTCATTGAAAGATCTGAGTTTCAATGAGATCGCTTTCGGGATGGCCAAACCCTTTTTCGGTGATGACCTGTCCGATAAAGAACTCCGCTCCGTGATTAAGGATGCATTCAACTTTCCGGTTCCGTTGACTGCTGTCGAAGAGGATAATTTTGTACTTGAACTATTTCATGGACCCACACTTGCATTTAAAGATTTTGGTGCTCGTTTTATGGCTCGTCTTTTCTCGGAAAATGCCCGAAAAGCTCAAGAGGAAGTGACGATTTTGGTGGCTACCTCCGGCGATACCGGAAGTGCGGTGGCTCACGGGTTTTACAAAGTAGAAGGTGTCCAAGTCTGTCTCCTGTTTCCAAAAGGAAAAGTAAGCAAATTACAGGAACAGCAGATGGCAACGCTCGGAGAGAACGTAACTGCTTTGGAAGTAGAGGGTGTTTTTGATGATTGCCAGCATCTTGTGAAGCAGGCATTTACAGATGATGAGTTGAATGCTAAAATGCAGTTGAGTTCGGCAAACTCTATCAATATTGCCCGGTTATTACCACAATCGTTTTACTATGTGTACGCGGTGAGTGAACTTCAGAAGCAAGGAATTGAAAACCCGGTTTTCTCTGTGCCAAGTGGAAATTTTGGAAACCTGACGGGCGGGCTGCTGGCAATGAAAATGGGAATGCCTGCCAAACATTTTTTGGCCGCTACGAATGTAAATGATGTAGTTCCTGAATATCTGAAAGGAGAAGAATTTCAACCAAGAGATTCTGTTCAAACCATCTCCAACGCGATGGATGTGGGAAATCCAAGTAATTTTGCCCGAATAAAATACCTGTTTAACAATTCAGATTCTGCAATTCGAGATCAGATCACCGGCTATTCCTACACAGATGAAGAGACCCGCGAAACGATCCGGCTAATTTATGATAAGTACAAATATCTTCTTTGTCCGCATACAGCTATTGGGTATCGGGCGGCCAGAGAATCTCAAGCAGAAAAAGGAGAGAATGCCGCGACTGTGACACTCGCCACAGCACACCCGGTTAAGTTTCGTGATGTAATTGAGCCGGAAATTGATCAAGAGATAGAAGTGCCGGAGCGTTTGAAAGTTTGGCTTCAGAAAGAGAAGAAGTCAACAACGATTGGGAGTGATTTTAAGGGGTTTAAGGATTTTTTGATGAATCGGGATTAG
- a CDS encoding homoserine kinase, translated as MTAINSKKIKAFAPATVANVACGFDVLGFAIHGLGDFVTASFSDETGLRITAISGDDGKLPKEIKKNTAGLAALSLLQKAGRENEIGIDLEIEKKMPLGSGLGSSAASSAAAVFAVNELLGNPFSRNELLPFAVKGELAASGTAHADNVAAALIGGFILVKTHQPPDVISLNTPDKLHCTIIHPEIEIQTKNSRKILKKQVSLEKAVTQWGNLGSLIAGLYTNDYDLIGRSLHDEIIEPVRSVLIPGFSEMQKAALDHGALGCSISGSGPSLFALSKSKEQAEEIGKAMGTVLKSIGLEYNLHISKINTEGASVVQT; from the coding sequence ATGACAGCAATCAACTCAAAAAAAATCAAAGCGTTTGCGCCTGCAACGGTTGCCAATGTTGCCTGCGGGTTTGATGTACTTGGTTTTGCCATTCATGGTTTGGGAGATTTTGTAACGGCATCATTTTCTGATGAAACGGGATTGAGAATTACAGCCATTTCAGGCGATGATGGAAAATTGCCGAAGGAGATTAAAAAAAATACAGCGGGACTTGCGGCCCTTTCGCTATTACAAAAAGCAGGCCGAGAGAATGAAATTGGCATTGATCTCGAAATCGAAAAGAAGATGCCATTGGGCAGCGGACTCGGCTCCAGCGCAGCCAGTTCTGCCGCCGCTGTTTTTGCAGTGAATGAACTGCTGGGAAATCCATTTTCACGGAATGAACTTTTGCCATTTGCAGTGAAAGGAGAGCTCGCGGCCAGTGGTACGGCTCATGCGGATAATGTTGCAGCAGCGTTGATTGGCGGATTTATTTTAGTGAAAACGCATCAGCCGCCGGATGTAATTTCCCTGAATACACCTGATAAATTACACTGCACAATTATTCATCCCGAAATTGAGATTCAGACCAAAAACAGCCGCAAGATTTTAAAAAAACAGGTTTCGCTGGAGAAAGCCGTCACGCAATGGGGTAATTTAGGATCGCTGATCGCCGGACTTTATACCAACGATTATGATCTGATCGGCCGATCTCTGCATGATGAAATTATCGAACCGGTTCGCTCCGTATTGATTCCCGGATTTTCAGAAATGCAGAAAGCTGCACTTGATCACGGAGCACTGGGTTGCAGTATTTCCGGTTCGGGGCCGTCCCTTTTTGCGTTGAGTAAATCCAAAGAACAAGCCGAAGAGATTGGAAAAGCGATGGGGACTGTCTTGAAAAGTATCGGACTGGAATACAATCTTCATATATCAAAAATCAACACCGAAGGAGCATCTGTTGTACAGACTTGA